Sequence from the Populus nigra chromosome 17, ddPopNigr1.1, whole genome shotgun sequence genome:
ACTCAGAAAcaatatatccaagaaagtgataaaaaaatcatataggaGCAAACTTTTTTTCCGTACCTCTCTGCCACCGCCTGAGAAAAGGCAAGTAAACTTGCCATTACACTTGAATTCTCTCTGCAAAGAGGTCCAGCTGTGCTTCACATCTTGCTTCTGGCTCTGGCTGAGGAATAGGGTACCATTTGATTCGGGTCGGGTTGAGGAACGTAGAGGGTTTATGTGAAGAACTTGTGCCATGGTGGTGGTGTGTTACCCTTCTGCCTACAGCTTGAGAGACATGTAGGTGATAGAGCTGAAGAGAACATGGGCTTGGGGATATAAATTGGTAAGCCCGTTAGTAATTTTTAGGACAATATGTCAATATGTAGTTTGGGCTttgaactaatttaatttttttttagctcaataattttcttttttccatcacTTTTCTCATATGGTCTTAACTTTCTTATCAACAGAAATAGAGATGAACTTAGTGTTTGGATTTGTTGTGTATGGTGttttgtaaagttttttttatttgataattcaacataataatgtcttttttaatattatatcaaacaataaaaaaaatactaaaaaattattattttgaattttttaaaaaaataaaaaaatttaaaaaatattatccaactGTATTTACaagcaacattaaaaaaaacccttatggaagcttacatggtccATCTTACACGCACCTTTAGAATGTACTTCTTAAAAGTCATAAATTcgagtattataaattttagaactactagaggcttacataattattaattttaaggtttCAATAATTAGTTGAAGTATATGTAAACTGATCTGAACACCCACAATTACTGAAAAAGAACTTACAATGAGGATGGTGCTCATATGTATTAATGAGTACAACATATATGTACTAGTATGCATGCGTAGATATGTATGTATGTGCATGTACTCCAACACACACCTCAAATTGAATCAACACGTATATACATGCACGATTGTGTGCATGTGCTTTCACACGTGTGTGTTGGAAATTTTAAGGCGAGGGTGTTGATTCAATTTGAGAAAGATGACTATTATTACATATTTAAGATTGTTACAGCGATACTCGTGTGTTTCTATTTCaacattttgtatttttctaaccattataaataattttctttagcAAGGTTAATAGATAGCTTAACGTTTTATAACAATTGGTATTTAATGgtgataaataattttcttaatttaatagtttaaatttttatatgagttcttaatatataatttatattattttttaatatattattttaaacaaattattttctaatatattttttttacgtgaaagttttttaaacttaaaatatgtataaatttatactattttatacttaatttttttatcaaataaataaaaatgatgaaatttaaattcgTGATCGCTTAATTATCAAGATTTtaataccatattaaaaaatcatttcaatctaaaaccttaatttttaaataaaatcttaaaataaaatttatattattctcatcCCGGCTAGCTACTCAACCTCCTCCCTCTATCTAGATATTGTCGAGCAGGGTTTCTTCAATGGCCttgctttaattttatatttgcgTGTTGCAGCGGCTGTGTTTCccagcaatatatatatatatatatatatatatatatatatatatatatagagagagagagagagagagagagagagagagagagagagagagcatggaCCACAGATAGGCTTTGCTCAAAGTGGAGGCAACAGGAGGAAAAAGGTGATAGAGTCTGCATCATTACATCGCATgctcttaatttgttttgtttccttccTTTTGTCTTTGTCTTGtttgtaagaaaatatattcaaacCCTATAAAGAGAAGCCGAATCCTCCCTTTGTCCATTTATgttgctaatatatatatatatgtattagccTTTTCATCACATTTTGACAACTTCTAGACTTGTGTGATGTTACATAATTGCTTATTTTAGTCGCAAAGATATGATTGTGACACAAACATCACAACTCAGGTCTCAATCCCCCcccaatattattttcttattttgtaattttctgtAGATTCGTGAGGAAATCTTCATGGTTTggatgaataaatttttttgacttaataaaatctaattaatctaGTTGGGATTGCTTGTAACCGGATCAAACTCAGCCAAGTCtacctttataatttttttaaaataaaaaaatattattttaataaaaacaaatgatccATGCTAATCGTTAATCTAGTAACTCGTATTCTTTTTTGTTACTGACTAATATAAAAGTTATTGGCTAATATGAAGATTATGGTGATTTCCTAAAAAAGTAGAGCAAGAAAAACAAGGTAAGACTTGgattaaattatttcttacaCCCTAATCAAAATTGATGTTATTGCCAATCATGTGCAGGTAAATAAATCcaagttaactcaggttaatttatttattttattttataaaaaaataaaaaataaaataagaattaataatttttaaccaattttttcaagtttaataaaatcACACCGGTTCGtcaatttttgttgtgtttttattcaaacccGAGTCCATGTTACTTAGATGATGGGTCAACCCGCAAGTTAAAAAACAGTGGTTGCCGCAAGAGATGAAAGTGGTAGCTGCTAGGTTAGTTATCTTGTTGAAGAAAACACCAATTTGGTTCTCTTCTAGTCTTTATCAACATTCTCTTGCTGTTGACCCACCCCACTATATTCTTATCAAACTACCCATCATCCAAATTCCAAACTCAGTTCTCAATTACCAATATACCCTCGCTCGTTCTTCaacaaatcatcatcatcatcattaagcACGCTAGCTAATTCTGTGAAATTGTTTGCCCTCATGGGACTCAAGACTTTAACCCCTCTCAGTaactaaagaaaaatattttaaatgaatgCTACACTTGTACATAAAATTATATCTAGTCAtgtaagaataaattttaatgtatttatcattttatatttattttattatgaaatgtttttttatttaattattatgtgAATTATTGAAATTAGGTTGCACAacttactctctctctttctttttaaacccccccccccacaacacataaaaataaaattgaggttgatttaatatgttaatttttatatataatttttagatttttttttagttaggaTTCATGTAgtcaataaattcattttataagtttttgtCCAAAACTAACCCATGATTTAAATCTAAaagtctatttatttttatgttttaaaagtatttttctaaaaaataattttaatttaattttaattgttttcttgaaattattttgatatgctaatattaaaaataaattttaaaaattaataaatattatttaaaaaaaaacatttattaaaatatctaactGCTGTAATAACGATGCTTCAACCTACTTTATTATCTCATTTCCCATTGTCAATTACATCTTCTTCAAGTACCCACTCTCTTTCTTATCTcttcctttttaaattttaaagtaaaataaaactcCCACCTTCGAATCCTCCACCCCTGCCTCCTCCCCCTACCACCCCCACAAACCCCAAACCGTCATTTCAAACACCCAAAATCACAGCTTAGAACTTCGAGAAACAGTGGACTTCCCCAAATACCCACTCTACCCTTGCCACCCTCACCCACCCACCCAGCAGTTACACAGGGCAAACCGTCTTTTCAGGTTAAAAACATGAGAGGTCATTTCCGTCCTTTcgaaaaattataaagagagagacagagagagtgTAGAGAGAGACAGAAACACACAGAATTTGTCTAGAGAGAGAATTGTTTAGAGAGACAAAGACACATAGAGTTACCGTTTGTGTCCGTTTTTTCCgttaaaaatatatgtgaagAAAGAGAGGTAGCCAAGCCATGGTGACAGACCAGGAAATAGCCAAAGGAGTAGAGACGGTGCTGCGGCAATCAGACCCCAGCACCGTTACTTCATTAAACGGTGTCGTACAGCAACTTGAAGCTAAATTAGGGTTAGATTTATCACACAAAGCTGCTTTTATTCGTGACCAAATTAACCTGCTCCTCCGCCCCCACCCTACCACCACCGCCTCCGCCTCCGCCTCCGTAACCACCACCGCGCATCCACAACTGACGCCACAACCACCACCGCCTCCATCACAGCAAGCTTTTCAATTCCAGCAAGGACAAACTCTTCATTTGACCCCAAAAGACCATTTTGCCCTCCAATTTCAACAACAATTTCACCCTTCCCATTTTGCCCTTCACCCTCACCACCACCCTCAGCAGCATCCTCAGCAGCACCAACAGCACCAGGTTTTTCCCCAGGACCTTAACTTTAGGCAGCCGCAAGCTGTGGTGGCTCCACCAGGGCCGCCACCTCAGTTGCAAGTTCAGCAGCAGCAGAGGCAGACGCAGCATGTGCAAAATGTTGGGGATATTCCACATGAAGTGGCTAAAGAGAGGTAAAAGCTTAGGACTTTTTGTTATTTCTCGATTCTAGTGTTTTTTAGGGATCAATTTTAGGTTTTTAGGGGTTTAACTGttgcattttgaaaaattttattttagtttattttcaaattttagggTTTGcagtttccatttatttttaattggtaaGATTTTGTTATAAAGTCGAATTCTTTATAGTTACTAAAAGACAGAgagggttaaaaaaatattagtaactATCACTTTCAATGGTTAAAAGAGTGACCCAATTGAAGGTTTAATGctatttttttgctaaattgaaaaatccaaaatttgggCATCTGTTAGCTTATGGTTAGTgtgaaagtttttattttgggtttttttagttGATGATCTTGGGCCGTTGGTGATTTTGTTTGATTGGAGCTTGAATCTGTTGTGACCGTTTATGGAGATTGAATGGTGTTTGGATTTTACTACTTTGCAGCAGTACTCCAGTTGGATCCAAAAGAAGAGGTGGACCTGGTGGGTTAAACAAAGTGTGTGGTGTTTCACCTGAACTTCAGGTCGTTGTTGGGGAGCCAGCCTTGCCAAGGACTGAGGTATGCTGTTGACCAGGCTCGTTTCTTAGTTTGGTTGAGCAGCTGTGCTGTTTATGGAGTGATTATTGTTTCTAAGAATTGTGCATTGTGTGTGTGTTCAGATTGTGAAGCAATTGTGGCAATACATAAGGAAAAACAACCTCCAGGATCCAAGTAACAAGAGGAAGATAATTTGTGATGATGCTTTGCGCGTGGTTTTTGAGACTGACTGCACTGATATGTTTAAGATGAATAAGCTGCTAGCTAAACATATCATCCCACTTCAACCATCAAGTATGTACTGTGATCATTACAGTGAAGCATATTTTTGTTGCGCTGTGGTGACTTTGAGaaggttaaatttatttttttgttcttgtgaaTATTTGCACAGAGGAATCTGGTCAAGCCAAGCGAGCGAAGGTGGATGTTGAGACCACAactgaaaataaagaacctgcTGCATCTCCTGTGGTAATATCTGAAGGACTTGCTGAGTTTTTGGGGACTACTGAGAGGGAAATGACCCAAACAGAAGCATCCAGACGTGTTTGGGAGTACATAAAGCTAAAACAGTTGGAGGTGGGTAATGAGTGTATATATTCATCCCTTTCCCTACTCATGACTTTCCATATTGGGAGCACTTAAAGTTtactacatccatttccctcaACTAATTTTCCTGCATATACCTCTTGTTTTGTGCAAATCTCTCTGTTATTATACACTGCCTTTTTTGTCCAACAAACCGTATTTGTAGTGCATCGATGTCTAAACACAGTTCTTTTATAGATAAGTTAACTTTAATGTAAAAGTTCAAtggttttcatgtgtttttagGATCCGTTAAATTCAATGGTGATACAATGTGATACAAAGCTTCGTGATCTTCTTGGATGTGAAAGCATATCTGCTGTGGGGGTAGGAGAGGTGTTAGCACGTCATCATTTATTCAAACGGTCATGATGTTCTGTGGTGATGACTGGTTAGTATGTTCAACAAGCTCCCATATTGCGTGTGGCTCCTGTGCTTGTGATTTAGttggtgggaaaaaaaaactgattataaAACTTCTTGTATACATGCTGAATTTCTCAATGGTGGATGTGAGtcccttctctttttatttttgattgggTATATAATACTGagttattttaatgcattttttggtcttttcttGAGAGCTGGGCTGGTTTTCTGCATCAAACTATCGGTCTCATGATATCAAGCCTTTTTAAAGCTTGTAAAATTCTCAAAAAGTTCATTTTTCCACGTGTTCTGTTTTCTATTCTGTCCTTTGATTTGACAACTTAAATATCATGTCAGGTTCAGGACCAAACCATAGCCCCTTGGTAGTCAAAGTACAGGTTTCTTGTAGTGTAACTTTCTTCCTGTTAATGATTTCCCTCCAGGTGTGATTTGATCACCCTGCTGCTTAGTTGTAAATCATCATCCGAGTAGTTTAGCTTTAGAATCTCTGTTGTTCCTGAATCCCTTTTGCTTCCCTTTATGTGTTGACGCCTCCTTTTGAATTATGTACGTTTATGGACTCTGTCATCCATTGGGTTTAAGACTTTATGTGTACCTGCTATCTTTTCTGCTCTTAATATGCTGATTAATTTGCGTGCAATTTGATGTATACCAAACAAGTAAccttatgttttttgttttccctttcttGTTACTTGTAGGTGCATGGAACAATGACCACCTGCTCACTTCTGATAGTAGAACAGATAGTGAAGAACTTATTTAGTTTATCgttcgtttattttttttcatgtccttTGTGAATTACTGTGATTAGATGACATGGTGATTTACTCTACTATGATCAGAATGAAAATGTAACAACGGTCAATGGCAGGGGTTATCTTTGTAGTTATGCTGCCATAGCCTGGATGTAGTAGGCTTTCTTGCTAATTTTGTTGTCAGTTTGACCTCCCAATGCCTAACCCCCTCATAGTAGAATGAAGGAAACCACAGTCAAATTGTAAAATCTTATTAACTTGAAAAAGACAAATATGTATCCTTTCATATAGGCTGTTGTTTTCCTACTGCAACTGGCtttgttccttcttttctttgtggTCTGCTTGGAATTACTTACATGGAGGCATGTGTTCTACAGCTTCTGACAGATCGAAATCATGTCGCTATTTATTTGTTCTCAATCACCAGAAAATTTATTCAGCTTTGGATGTTTCCTGCGTAACGATCTCGTTTCAAGTAAAACAGCGAAGCAGAGGTAACTGTTAAGGTGAACGCAGCTGGAGGACAAACTTCTCTCTCGTTGAAATTTCACTTAAAACTGGAATTAAAGGAAAGTCCAAAGCagagaattttgattttgatcatCATAACTTATATCATAGGAGCGGCATCGGTCAAACATCCGACATTGTATAATAATGAGCAGCCTAATTAGGTGAATTTCAGGAGTTGAACTAAGAACTGAATGCACGTGAAAGATATGCCGGATCATTAAACCTGGCTTGGTGGATTAATGTTGGAAATAGAGACTCGAATCCTTTTTACTTAAATCAGGTTTTTAGTTGAACCGGATAAAAAAGTCgggtttatatataaaaaataacaaaacaatattattttgataaaaacataCAAGCCACTCGCTTTAGAATTGACCCGTGACCTGAACCCTTCTCTCGATAAGTTCTGGATGAGTTCTGATAACTATTATCTAGACCAGGAAACAAATACCTGACGCAAAGATAGGAAAGCTGTCAAGAGTGGTTTCACTTCAAGTCCGAGGAAATCAGAGTGCGGTGATTCAGACATTTTGTCTTTCGTGCCGGCTTCTCAGGTTTTCAATTCTGTAAGACCATGATAAGAGATTGTCATCTAGTTCGGATTCAAAAGTGCCCAGGTGGTGGTATTGACACCCACCAAGTAGAGCCACCACACGGTATAAAAGTTAAAGAACCAGGCTGAGCAGCAGGGCTTGAAGAGTCGTTTGTAAATAGACCTTAGCCATTACAGAGCACACCAGATTCAGAGCAAGCTCCCAGCTAGCTACATACTGCGTTAAACCATTGATAGCAGAACCATTAAAGAGTACACCAGATTCAGAGCAAGCTCCCAGCTAGCTACATACTGCGTTAAACCATTGATAGCAGAACCTCGAGGAAAGTTGCagagaaacaaaaatgatgGTGTTTGAGATCTGACCTTCCACATGTCTCTTCCTATGCATGTAATTAAAGTGGTCAGTCTTGAAGAGAAGTAAAAGGATGTAAGTGCTAGACAACCGTGCTGCAGCACGTTATAGTCTCAAAACTCCCATGAAAATGCTTTTGAGTGGATTATCCTTGATACAATAACTTGCTATAAGAATCACAACCTGTTTTTCTAGGTGTTCAGTTGAAGAGAtggaaacaaatgaaaaaaagttgtttatgagataattttaaattgaatttctactttttaatacatttcttttGTCTTCACTATCTATGGCAACAAAACACTTTCTAAAGTTTCAAATTCTTATCATAAACAGTGCATCCACTAAAAAGAGCAAGCATTTCGCAATTCAATCATCAATTCCAAGAGTCCAAGTAAAGCAAGGTCAAGCAATACCTCTTCCTTTTCATAGCCTTCTTTTGCTCTTTCGGTGGTTGCTGACTGATAACAATTCTGTCATTATCATCAGGTTGAACAAGGGAATTCAAACATGAAATTGCTTCCGAGCACTCTTTCTCCTTTCCTTTAATCACATTATCCGCTACTCTTTTACTTTTTACTAGTGTACACGGCGCCActtgaataaaaagtattttgattgtaaaagaaaatatttatgccataaaaacctattttggtattattattaaatttaattcaatggaccaatcttgaaatttttcaattcaaataaaagttaTCCCAATATAACCAAGTCTACTtaaagatttcaaaaataatccggataattaatagaaaaacatggtttgacttgaaaaaaaaaattattctaatttttttttaatattaaaattataatatattgaatGGATCTGGATTTCATgacttaaataataaaatctatgATCCGAGTAATGAACTTCACCagatttaagaatttttttaaaatatattatttttcgcttaattaaacaataataaaaataaaaataatcattcataaaattaaattaaatataaacttGACTACACAAATCAAATGTAAagatattgatatttatttaaaagtatagtaATCTAAccttataaaagaaaaactaaaataatttataaagcaaattcaaaatcaagaaggaagtgttaaatattaaatgatgaagttTCTATTCATTCCTCAGTGTAATAATTCCTTTAAGGTTATGTTTTATAAAGGTTTAGCTTGCTCTATATGCGCTTGTGTGTGTTGGGGGTGGAGAAGCTGACAAATTTTTGTACACACCAGATAGGAAGTGATACCCAAAAATCTGTCAGCTTCTCCACCCACAACACACACCACACAAGCGCATATAGAGCAACCTAAACCTTCATAAACAAAACCTTATAGGAATTATTACACTGAAGAATGACTAGCAATATGTGCACGACTTCGAACAAGTTAGTCCCTCAAATTTTCCAAACTATATCTGCAACAGAAGCATGTAATGAGTCGAAAGGATTTTCTCACTTATGCACCAACAGAATCGATACTTGTAATAGAAAGATGGGGTATATACAATTTCTCCAGCTTTTAGTTCAGGCCGAGATGTTTTGACCTTGGCTAGAAGCCATTTCAAGTACAAGATGAAAAGTCCGTTCTTCAAAAATCAAAGGCTGCAATTAAAAAACAGCCCTCTCTAGAGCCCACTTAAATGAACAAAATCGGCGAAGGTGACCTGACCAGAGGGTCCAAGCATAAAATAAGGACAAGAATATGAACATGTGTCGACCAGTGTAATAAAGCTGCCGCCATCATCTAAAGGCTCCTCGGAGACATCTGATAAAATATGTCATCTGAAGTTGCAACATTGAGCCCGACCTCTCGCCAACTTGTCCCATAGACAGATCATCTGCCTTGGGGATTGGTAATGTGCAGTATAATAGTTCTCCATGCATCCATATTGACAGAATTTCCAGTTGTGGGAGTACTGGACAGGGGTGGAGCTGTTGAATTGTTCAACCCACATTCCCATACTAACATCTTCCATCTTGAAGAGCTGCAAtgaaattaacatattttacaATACAGTCTGACTGCAAAGATAGCTGTCAAAGaatttctaaaagaaaaggagaggaagGGAGAGCATCCtccaacagaaaaaaaaagtatcaaataAGATTTGTAGTATCACTAACCCTGAGGCTTTGTTTGCCATGTTGAGCGATGACAAATTTAGCAATATCAGTAGAAATTACATATCCAGGTCCATTAGCGTAAGGAGGGTATACTGCTTCAGGCCATTCCTGTTACAATAGGCAATAACCTTCAAATGACAGAagtgaaaatagaaaaacaattatatcatTCATGTCATACTCATCCAGAAACACAGAGAAATCAAATTTTGAACTCATTAAGAGCAGGAACATTGCGAACCACATCTAGAATACtagtttcttttccattttacaCTCCCAGTCAAAGCAACAATATGTATCGTATGTTCAGGACTATCTGATTCATGAAAGGAGCTTAACTAGAGCGTGGTCCCTAAGACCTGACGtaccaaaatcataaaaaagaacTAAGTTTAAGGATAACTCTGGTAGCAGATTAGGGACGATGTTTGAATTCTTTAACTACCACAAAAAAACCCCTTATCAACTCTAACCAAGAAGCACAAACAGCCTTCTCAAAGCTGTCTTCTGTCtaagggtgagcaaaaaaaccaaaaaaccaattaaactgagaaaacaggaaaaaaaataaccgaaaaaaccgattaaaaaaaaccgattaaaccgattaaaattttaaaaaaaccagccGGTTCAGTtcagtttcggttttataagaaaaaaaccaaaaaaaccgaactgaaaaaaaccgagccaaaccggaaaaaccgatccaaaaccggaaaaaactgagtcaaaccgggaaaccgagccaaaccggttttttccctaaaaaaccaaaccgaaaccggtcggtttgacccGATTTAGGTTCggtttcgggttttttttataaaaaaattcgatttggttacttttttttataaaaaccaaaccgatccgaaaatgatcacccctacttTTGCCATTCTATGCCCAGAACAAGTTTCTGAACCTATACCCATTACATTCCAAGAATATCAAATGCGGTAAAAAATTGTAAAGGAGAAGGgtaaaaagaaagacaaaggtaGGCAACTCTTGCAAATAATGCAAGAATGTAGATAGTATTTCCAATAATGCTCCTTCAATGAGAAAGAAGCTGGTTAATTCATATGGTAACTCAGTCAAGTAATTCAAAAGTGCCATGATCAGTATCACCAAGGTTGTTTCTAGTAAAACAGAGGATGGTGTGCCAGATAAGCAATTAtaaattctttcattttctgaATGTTCAGGTTATATGATCTCGTAGAAGAGATTGTTAAGATGTATATTTTGTAGAGATTCTAATAATTTGCCTTTGTCCCCCATTCTCCAGAAATTATAacgttttagtttgttttttaagggaaaaaagaacaagacaattgaattaatataagcaaagaCACTGCTGCCAGGGATTTTAAGAAATCAGAATTCACATGACATACCTCAAAAGTAACTGCCCATTTGCCATTTCTTAGAGGACGATGTAATAGATTGAGATTGCCCATATAAAGTGACTTGGAGGGAGAGGTACGGTCAATTTCTTTCAAGACAGTGTCAACCCTAACAAATGTATCATCATCACATTTCATAATGTACGCAGCAGAAACATTCTGAACCTGCATGAAATATATTCagatgtgttaaaaaaatatattcaggaGATAGAAATAAATACACAATTACTAGTTCTCAAAGATCCTATTTAAAAGATTCAATGAAAAATGCCAATTGAATGAATCATAGACTTACCCCAAACTCACAAATAGCAATAGTTTTAAGAACCACAAGCTCATATCGATCCATAAACGGCAAAACCACAATATCACCAAAGTATGCTGCCTCCTTTTTTAGCACTGCATTCACCTCCTTCCTTGGATTCTGTGGTTTTCATGAACAGGTGAACAGGTACAAAGATAAATAAGAGTATGAATTCTACATAACAGAtggatggaaaaaaagaaaaaaagaatagttAATAACCATAGTTCTGCTTCCTCTGTTCCAAAACAATGGTCCATCTTACAGAATGCACAATATTACTTTAAGTAGATTAAATAATTTGACAATGaaagacacacacacactcttgcAAATTCACAATGCTCCCATGTAcatgaatattgtttttcttgctcttcattgtattttcttgtttatatTTCAACACAAAATATCTAGGGCAATGATAAAGATAGATCCTTGCATCCAAGCTCTCTGGActtgtaaaattatatcaagcaattaaatcatcaacaacaaaagGTGGGGTAAGGTTGTTAATTGTGTCAGTGGACCATCAACTATTACTCAACTTAAATTCCTCAATTTCAAATCATTTAATGCAATTTCAactttctttgaaatttttattgcaGTCCTTTGATCCAAATTTCCATTAACTTTTTTTGATGTGGCCATACATCAACTAGAGCGT
This genomic interval carries:
- the LOC133676512 gene encoding uncharacterized protein LOC133676512 isoform X1, with translation MVTDQEIAKGVETVLRQSDPSTVTSLNGVVQQLEAKLGLDLSHKAAFIRDQINLLLRPHPTTTASASASVTTTAHPQLTPQPPPPPSQQAFQFQQGQTLHLTPKDHFALQFQQQFHPSHFALHPHHHPQQHPQQHQQHQVFPQDLNFRQPQAVVAPPGPPPQLQVQQQQRQTQHVQNVGDIPHEVAKESSTPVGSKRRGGPGGLNKVCGVSPELQVVVGEPALPRTEIVKQLWQYIRKNNLQDPSNKRKIICDDALRVVFETDCTDMFKMNKLLAKHIIPLQPSKESGQAKRAKVDVETTTENKEPAASPVVISEGLAEFLGTTEREMTQTEASRRVWEYIKLKQLEDPLNSMVIQCDTKLRDLLGCESISAVGVGEVLARHHLFKRS
- the LOC133676512 gene encoding uncharacterized protein LOC133676512 isoform X2, which gives rise to MVTDQEIAKGVETVLRQSDPSTVTSLNGVVQQLEAKLGLDLSHKAAFIRDQINLLLRPHPTTTASASASVTTTAHPQLTPQPPPPPSQQAFQFQQGQTLHLTPKDHFALQFQQQFHPSHFALHPHHHPQQHPQQHQQHQVFPQDLNFRQPQAVVAPPGPPPQLQVQQQQRQTQHVQNVGDIPHEVAKESTPVGSKRRGGPGGLNKVCGVSPELQVVVGEPALPRTEIVKQLWQYIRKNNLQDPSNKRKIICDDALRVVFETDCTDMFKMNKLLAKHIIPLQPSKESGQAKRAKVDVETTTENKEPAASPVVISEGLAEFLGTTEREMTQTEASRRVWEYIKLKQLEDPLNSMVIQCDTKLRDLLGCESISAVGVGEVLARHHLFKRS